A stretch of the Terriglobales bacterium genome encodes the following:
- a CDS encoding FAD/NAD(P)-binding protein, producing the protein MGMFSDKELGMDRSITRRDFMNGAAVVIGAAMLPGISFGDASSTEAQNKAGYYPPAASGMRGSHAGAFDVAHSLRDGTFWSNAGTPTDTGERYDLVVVGGGISGLAAARYFREAAGKHARVLIIENHDDFGGHAKRNEFEVGGRKLLGFGGTFSIETPSPYSAVSQKLIEDLGIVVSRFPQLNNANLFSSLGLHRAIFFHKEMFGTDRLVRSPFARWGESEAAPDDVQKSMQQFFETAPLNAATKADLKRLFSLNEDLLPGLSSADKKLRLAKISYAEFLSKLVKVDPQVVAFLQNVPHGLYGLGIDAVSAQDAWGLGLPGFDGLKLPPEPGPGMGRDAIRDDAAEKYFFHFPDGNASIARLLVRGLIPEAVPGSTADDVVTAQVNYGRLDEAKSPVRIRLNSTVARVRHVGNVASAKEVEIAYVQKDKIYTVRAAHCVLACWHTMIPFLCEELPDQQVQALSQAEKVPIVYTNVALRNWQPFVKLGVSAVHAPGGYFSDFNLDQRVSIGEYKCTTKPQEPIVVHMMRTPCRPGLPGRTQHRRGRAELYVTSFEVFERNIREQLLRTLGAGGFDAARDIAAITVNRWPHGYAYQYNSLWDPFWLEGGPLPCVQARQPFGRVAIANADADAFAYTNCAIDQAYRAVNELKIGS; encoded by the coding sequence ATGGGCATGTTCAGCGACAAAGAATTGGGGATGGACCGAAGCATCACGCGCCGCGATTTTATGAACGGTGCAGCCGTGGTGATTGGGGCGGCAATGCTTCCGGGGATTTCGTTCGGGGACGCGAGCAGCACGGAAGCGCAGAACAAGGCAGGCTATTATCCGCCAGCGGCAAGCGGGATGCGTGGGAGCCACGCGGGCGCATTCGACGTCGCCCACAGCTTGCGGGATGGAACCTTCTGGAGCAATGCCGGCACTCCCACGGACACCGGCGAGCGCTATGACCTGGTGGTTGTGGGCGGAGGAATCAGCGGACTGGCTGCAGCGCGATATTTTCGGGAGGCCGCTGGGAAACACGCACGCGTGCTGATCATTGAGAACCACGACGACTTCGGCGGTCACGCCAAGCGGAATGAATTCGAAGTAGGCGGCAGGAAGTTGCTGGGCTTTGGCGGAACGTTTTCCATTGAGACCCCCTCTCCGTACAGCGCGGTCTCACAGAAGCTGATTGAGGATTTGGGAATTGTTGTAAGCCGCTTCCCGCAATTAAATAACGCGAACCTGTTTTCTTCCCTGGGCCTGCATCGCGCGATTTTCTTCCACAAGGAAATGTTCGGCACCGACCGCTTGGTACGAAGCCCTTTTGCGCGATGGGGAGAGTCGGAGGCCGCTCCGGATGACGTGCAGAAGTCAATGCAGCAATTCTTTGAGACAGCCCCACTCAACGCTGCGACAAAGGCCGATTTGAAACGCCTGTTTTCGCTGAACGAAGACTTGTTGCCGGGCCTGAGCTCGGCCGACAAAAAACTTCGTCTGGCCAAGATCAGTTATGCCGAGTTCCTCAGCAAGCTGGTGAAAGTTGATCCGCAGGTAGTAGCGTTCCTGCAGAACGTGCCCCATGGTTTGTATGGCTTGGGAATTGATGCAGTCTCAGCACAAGATGCCTGGGGACTCGGACTCCCTGGGTTCGATGGCCTCAAGCTGCCTCCAGAACCAGGGCCCGGCATGGGACGGGACGCGATTCGAGATGATGCTGCGGAAAAGTACTTCTTCCATTTCCCGGACGGCAATGCCTCGATAGCGCGATTACTGGTGCGGGGACTGATTCCGGAGGCGGTCCCGGGCAGCACAGCCGACGACGTGGTCACGGCGCAAGTTAACTACGGCAGATTAGATGAAGCAAAGTCTCCGGTCCGAATTCGCTTGAACAGCACCGTGGCGCGGGTCAGGCATGTGGGAAACGTGGCGTCAGCGAAAGAAGTGGAGATCGCCTACGTGCAGAAAGACAAGATATACACAGTGCGCGCGGCACATTGTGTCCTGGCCTGCTGGCATACGATGATTCCGTTTCTCTGCGAGGAATTGCCCGACCAGCAAGTACAGGCGCTTTCCCAGGCAGAGAAGGTTCCCATCGTCTATACGAATGTGGCGCTCAGGAATTGGCAGCCGTTCGTGAAGCTTGGAGTGAGCGCGGTGCACGCTCCGGGAGGGTATTTCAGCGACTTCAATCTAGACCAGCGAGTCAGCATCGGCGAGTACAAGTGCACTACAAAGCCGCAGGAGCCTATCGTTGTGCACATGATGCGCACGCCCTGCCGTCCCGGCCTGCCGGGACGTACGCAACACCGCAGAGGCCGGGCGGAGCTATACGTTACGAGCTTCGAGGTTTTTGAACGTAATATCCGGGAACAATTGCTGCGGACTCTAGGGGCGGGCGGATTTGACGCGGCGCGCGACATTGCGGCCATCACCGTGAACCGCTGGCCGCACGGCTACGCTTACCAGTACAACTCGCTGTGGGATCCCTTCTGGCTGGAAGGCGGACCATTGCCGTGCGTGCAAGCCCGGCAGCCCTTTGGCCGGGTTGCGATTGCCAACGCAGATGCCGACGCCTTTGCCTACACCAACTGCGCCATTGACCAAGCCTACCGGGCGGTAAACGAGCTGAAGATCGGGTCGTAA
- the ggt gene encoding gamma-glutamyltransferase: MVRLALLLVFTLAISYGVFAQDRSYGRSMVITDRGITATSHFLASQAGAQILARGGSAIDAAIAANAVLGVTEPMMNGIGGDLFLIYWESKSGKLYGLNSSGWAPRGLTIDFLKKQGITSVPEEGIHSVTVPGAVDGWSAAHLRFGRVPWKDLFSPAIFYAQHGYPVPELIHGFWAEDEQKLVKSEEARRIFLPGGKPPDIGQTFSNPDLAKALQLIAEQGRDAFYKGEIAQAILQTSAALGGTMQADDLAQFSAEWVDPISIDYRGWKVYELPPNGQGMAALEMLNIMAAFQPDKDGPQGTAELHKKIEAMKLAYADLYRYNADPRLAKVPVHGLLSKEYAQQRAALINPAHANCSPPSGTPPLSDTTYLAAVDKEGNIASLIQSNYASFGSGVVVKGMGFFLQNRGALFSLDATHPNALAPRKRPFHTIIPAFMERGDMHIGFGIMGGPNQPLAHAQFVSNLVDYGMNIQAALEAPRFTVAGGHVSCDILIESRVKPQVIQQLSSKGHKLQVRKEYSTAMGRGQAVLYNSATKINFGASDPRADGSAEPEPLPQP; this comes from the coding sequence ATGGTGCGGCTTGCTCTGCTGCTGGTATTCACGCTGGCGATTTCCTACGGCGTTTTCGCACAGGACCGGTCGTATGGTCGCTCGATGGTCATTACCGACCGCGGCATTACCGCCACCAGTCATTTCCTTGCATCACAGGCGGGAGCGCAGATTCTCGCCCGGGGAGGATCTGCCATTGACGCTGCCATTGCCGCCAATGCAGTCCTCGGTGTCACCGAGCCTATGATGAATGGCATCGGTGGCGATCTCTTCCTTATTTATTGGGAGTCCAAGAGCGGCAAGCTCTACGGGTTGAATTCCAGCGGCTGGGCGCCCCGTGGTTTGACCATCGATTTTCTCAAGAAGCAGGGCATCACCTCCGTCCCCGAGGAAGGCATCCATAGCGTGACCGTCCCCGGCGCTGTAGACGGGTGGAGCGCAGCGCACCTGCGTTTCGGCCGCGTTCCATGGAAGGACCTGTTCTCTCCCGCGATTTTCTACGCGCAGCACGGCTATCCAGTTCCCGAGTTGATCCATGGCTTCTGGGCAGAGGACGAACAGAAACTCGTGAAGAGCGAAGAGGCCCGCCGGATATTCCTTCCCGGCGGTAAGCCACCGGATATCGGCCAGACGTTCTCCAATCCCGACCTTGCGAAGGCCTTGCAATTGATCGCCGAACAAGGCCGTGACGCCTTCTATAAAGGAGAGATCGCGCAAGCTATTCTGCAGACTTCCGCCGCGCTTGGCGGGACCATGCAGGCCGACGATTTAGCGCAATTTTCCGCAGAGTGGGTGGATCCCATTTCCATCGATTACCGCGGTTGGAAGGTCTACGAGCTGCCTCCCAACGGGCAGGGGATGGCGGCTTTGGAAATGCTGAACATCATGGCCGCGTTTCAGCCGGACAAAGATGGCCCACAAGGAACCGCCGAGCTTCACAAAAAGATTGAAGCCATGAAGCTCGCGTACGCCGACCTTTATCGTTACAACGCCGACCCGCGCTTGGCCAAAGTGCCTGTCCACGGCCTGCTTTCGAAAGAGTACGCCCAACAGCGCGCGGCGCTTATTAACCCAGCCCACGCCAACTGTAGCCCGCCCAGCGGCACTCCTCCGCTTAGCGATACCACCTATCTCGCAGCAGTGGACAAAGAAGGAAACATCGCTTCTCTCATCCAAAGCAACTACGCTTCTTTTGGCTCGGGCGTGGTAGTCAAGGGCATGGGATTTTTTCTACAAAATCGTGGCGCGCTCTTTTCGCTTGACGCCACCCATCCCAATGCGCTCGCGCCTCGTAAGCGCCCCTTTCATACCATCATTCCCGCGTTCATGGAACGCGGAGACATGCACATCGGCTTTGGAATTATGGGTGGTCCCAATCAGCCATTGGCCCACGCACAATTTGTTTCCAATCTCGTGGATTACGGTATGAACATTCAAGCAGCACTTGAAGCTCCCAGATTTACCGTTGCCGGTGGCCACGTCAGCTGCGACATCTTGATCGAATCGAGAGTGAAGCCGCAGGTGATACAACAACTCAGTTCCAAGGGACACAAGTTGCAAGTTCGCAAGGAATATTCCACCGCCATGGGGCGGGGCCAGGCCGTGCTCTACAACTCCGCAACCAAAATAAACTTCGGTGCTTCCGATCCGCGCGCCGACGGGTCCGCCGAACCCGAACCACTTCCTCAACCTTAG
- a CDS encoding (2Fe-2S)-binding protein translates to MAEITLRVNGVDRKANVLENTPLLWVIRDTLSLTGTKYGCGAGLCGACTVHVDGAPVRSCSTPAKQVAGKAITTIEGLSENSTHPLQQAWIAEDVPQCGYCQSGQIMAAAALLAKHPNPSDDEITQAMTGNLCRCGTYDRIRRAIHRAANSGGAR, encoded by the coding sequence ATGGCTGAAATAACTCTTCGCGTAAACGGAGTAGACCGCAAGGCCAATGTTCTGGAGAACACGCCCCTTCTCTGGGTAATCCGCGACACGCTCAGCCTCACGGGCACCAAGTACGGCTGCGGCGCAGGTCTATGCGGCGCCTGCACAGTTCATGTGGATGGGGCTCCCGTCCGCTCGTGCTCTACTCCCGCCAAGCAGGTGGCCGGGAAGGCGATCACCACCATCGAGGGTCTGTCGGAGAATAGTACGCACCCATTGCAGCAGGCGTGGATCGCAGAAGATGTTCCGCAGTGTGGCTATTGTCAGTCCGGTCAGATCATGGCCGCCGCAGCCCTTCTCGCCAAGCACCCGAATCCTTCTGACGATGAAATCACCCAAGCCATGACTGGAAACCTCTGCCGCTGTGGCACCTACGATCGCATTCGTCGCGCCATCCATCGCGCTGCGAATTCCGGAGGCGCGCGATGA
- a CDS encoding xanthine dehydrogenase family protein molybdopterin-binding subunit: MSPVSRREFVVGTVAAGAGLVVGFYLPHGTFGSSSKSFAPNAYLRIAPDDKVTVVVTRSEMGQGVRTALPMILAEELEADWSKINFEQAGASTLYGDQSTGGSASVRTTWDPLRKAGAAAREMLISAAALEWGVPRSGCKAENGSVVHAASGRRASYGRLTHRAATLPVPTDPPLKNAKDYKIIGTRRLRLDTAPKINGTAGYGIDFRLPNMKYAVLARCPVIGGKVSKFDDGETRKISGVTHVTKIGDSSIVIVADNVWSAMEGRRVLNVTWDEGPNKDLNSAAITQSLHQAASKKGATLYSAGDVSKAHGRRIEAVYELPMMAHAPMEPGNCVANYQASRCEIWAPTQVPQDVRDSVAQAVGLESDQVKVNITLLGGGFGRRLEHDYAVEAALVSKAINAPVQVQWTREDDMRNSTYRPASYHMLSAVLDGSGWPTAFTHRLIAPSINGQKGTPLDGGIDPDLKDEAAFLYPIPNVNLEYVQLDTPVPLGWMRAVYALQAAFATESFIDELAHAANKDPLDYRLHLLAQDHDIQFWDTHWRTDRLRGVLKLAAEKANWSKPLQAGRYRGIAAFGCFSSYVAEVVEITMDNDQPRVQRVVAAIDCGQVMNPNTLEQQINGAIIYGLANALRAKITIEKGRVVQGNFDDYAPIRMNEAPALEAYFVQSSESPTGAGEPPLPPLAPAICGAMFAATKKRVRSLPITA; this comes from the coding sequence ATGAGCCCCGTATCCCGTCGCGAGTTCGTGGTCGGCACGGTTGCAGCCGGCGCCGGTCTAGTCGTGGGTTTTTATCTGCCCCATGGAACATTCGGCAGCAGCAGCAAGAGCTTTGCCCCCAACGCCTATCTCCGAATTGCTCCTGACGACAAAGTCACTGTGGTCGTCACTCGCTCTGAGATGGGACAGGGCGTACGCACCGCCCTCCCCATGATCCTTGCCGAAGAACTCGAAGCCGATTGGTCGAAGATCAACTTTGAGCAAGCTGGCGCAAGCACGTTATACGGCGATCAGAGCACAGGGGGCAGCGCCAGCGTGCGCACCACTTGGGATCCCTTGCGCAAGGCCGGGGCTGCCGCCCGCGAGATGCTGATCTCTGCCGCTGCACTTGAGTGGGGAGTTCCGCGCTCCGGCTGCAAGGCGGAGAACGGGAGCGTGGTCCACGCTGCGTCCGGTCGCCGCGCCAGCTACGGTCGGCTTACCCATCGCGCTGCAACCCTTCCGGTACCTACCGATCCTCCGCTGAAAAACGCCAAAGATTACAAGATTATCGGCACGCGCAGACTGCGCCTGGACACTGCGCCCAAGATAAACGGCACCGCCGGTTACGGTATTGATTTCCGCCTGCCCAATATGAAATACGCCGTGCTCGCGCGTTGTCCCGTAATTGGCGGTAAAGTTTCTAAGTTCGACGATGGCGAGACGCGGAAAATTTCCGGCGTGACCCACGTGACCAAAATCGGCGACTCCTCGATCGTCATCGTCGCCGACAATGTGTGGTCCGCGATGGAAGGCCGCAGGGTCCTCAATGTCACCTGGGACGAAGGCCCGAACAAAGACCTGAACTCCGCCGCCATCACTCAATCGCTTCACCAAGCCGCTAGTAAGAAAGGAGCGACCCTCTACTCTGCGGGCGATGTTTCCAAAGCCCACGGACGTCGCATCGAAGCGGTATACGAACTGCCTATGATGGCGCACGCGCCCATGGAGCCAGGCAACTGCGTGGCAAATTATCAGGCCTCGCGCTGCGAGATTTGGGCGCCAACGCAGGTTCCGCAAGATGTCCGCGATTCCGTCGCTCAGGCTGTCGGCCTTGAATCCGATCAGGTAAAGGTGAACATCACCTTGTTAGGTGGCGGTTTCGGTCGTCGGCTTGAGCACGATTACGCCGTGGAAGCTGCCTTAGTGTCGAAAGCCATCAACGCTCCGGTGCAGGTGCAATGGACGCGCGAAGATGACATGCGCAACTCCACTTATCGTCCTGCCAGCTACCACATGCTCAGCGCCGTGCTCGACGGCTCTGGCTGGCCGACAGCATTTACGCATCGCCTGATTGCACCATCCATCAATGGCCAGAAGGGAACACCGCTGGATGGTGGCATTGATCCCGACCTGAAAGACGAAGCCGCATTCCTGTACCCGATCCCAAACGTCAACCTTGAATACGTACAGCTTGATACGCCGGTGCCGCTGGGCTGGATGCGCGCAGTCTACGCCTTGCAGGCTGCCTTTGCTACGGAAAGTTTCATTGACGAGCTCGCCCATGCAGCCAACAAAGATCCGCTTGATTATCGTCTCCACTTGCTTGCGCAAGATCACGACATTCAATTCTGGGACACGCACTGGCGTACCGATCGTTTACGCGGTGTTCTCAAGCTTGCGGCGGAAAAGGCTAATTGGAGCAAACCGCTGCAGGCAGGCCGCTATCGCGGGATTGCCGCCTTCGGCTGCTTCAGCAGCTATGTGGCTGAGGTAGTTGAGATCACAATGGACAACGATCAACCGCGCGTGCAGCGAGTGGTAGCGGCGATTGATTGCGGCCAGGTCATGAATCCCAATACGTTAGAGCAGCAGATTAATGGTGCGATCATTTACGGACTCGCCAACGCGCTGCGCGCGAAGATCACAATCGAAAAAGGCCGTGTGGTTCAGGGCAACTTCGACGATTACGCTCCCATTCGCATGAACGAGGCGCCCGCCCTGGAAGCCTATTTCGTGCAGAGCTCTGAAAGTCCTACCGGAGCAGGTGAGCCGCCTCTTCCGCCGCTGGCCCCCGCTATCTGCGGCGCAATGTTCGCAGCAACTAAAAAACGCGTGCGCTCGTTACCCATAACTGCCTAG
- a CDS encoding OmpA family protein, translating into MQTAVRRAANLDKLKDHIEMTITAEGLRIELLESASGTFFETGNSLPNESGKELLNMLAQELGKLPNKVSIEGHTDSKPFARPGGYGNWELSTDRANAARRLMQQVGLRQDQVTQVRGYADQRLRSPKDPLDPSNRRISVIVQYVVSSDAAPDEPAAPAVPSPSHITDNKRPAEH; encoded by the coding sequence TTGCAGACCGCGGTCCGTCGCGCGGCAAATCTGGACAAATTAAAGGACCACATAGAAATGACGATAACCGCCGAAGGATTGCGCATAGAGCTACTGGAATCCGCCAGCGGAACATTTTTCGAGACGGGGAATAGTCTGCCCAATGAAAGCGGCAAGGAATTGCTGAACATGCTCGCTCAAGAGCTGGGAAAACTGCCAAACAAGGTGTCCATCGAGGGACACACAGATTCCAAGCCCTTCGCCCGGCCGGGAGGATACGGTAATTGGGAGCTTTCGACTGACCGTGCGAACGCAGCCCGACGATTGATGCAGCAAGTGGGACTCAGGCAGGACCAGGTCACGCAGGTAAGAGGTTACGCTGACCAGAGATTACGCAGTCCGAAAGATCCGCTCGATCCATCGAACCGCCGCATTTCTGTTATCGTCCAATATGTAGTGAGCAGCGATGCTGCACCCGATGAACCAGCCGCACCTGCTGTGCCATCCCCGTCTCACATAACGGATAATAAAAGACCCGCCGAACACTAG
- a CDS encoding flagellar motor protein MotB: MDRARPIIVIKKKAGHGGHHGGAWKVAYADFVTAMMALFIVLWLMNSSKQIREAVGGYFKDPTGTSNKVGTDQTGSGENVILTKEDMSSLRTNCRPRSVARQIWTN, translated from the coding sequence CGTCCGATTATCGTCATCAAGAAGAAAGCCGGCCACGGCGGACATCACGGGGGAGCGTGGAAGGTCGCCTACGCAGATTTCGTCACCGCCATGATGGCCTTATTCATCGTGCTCTGGCTGATGAATAGCAGCAAACAAATTCGCGAAGCAGTCGGCGGGTACTTCAAAGATCCAACCGGAACCTCCAATAAAGTTGGAACAGACCAGACCGGCTCTGGTGAGAACGTCATCTTGACCAAGGAGGACATGTCCAGCTTAAGGACGAATTGCAGACCGCGGTCCGTCGCGCGGCAAATCTGGACAAATTAA